A part of Oncorhynchus clarkii lewisi isolate Uvic-CL-2024 chromosome 17, UVic_Ocla_1.0, whole genome shotgun sequence genomic DNA contains:
- the LOC139370191 gene encoding peroxisome proliferator-activated receptor gamma coactivator-related protein 1-like yields MATLLAIAERSHVRICKMAAQWRGKDELIITGNTEFLTANTFNEAVLGKGEVSDLEMDTHSCLDPSILAMFEDSAVAAETGSRLDEESESTLLTALTEILDSVDDETLSPFDTLPDTGLFSDQRLRDNSPLRRLLSLTRSPPDKEALFHSIKTPSSSSSPSSSVGKVETVIPDRPWRARLTPRAQGSSTSTQRSDGEEEGGKVHIHSPPQGFNLTNQDSGELFLDRSEVRALNSVEKDHGYSSTVSLVDLVKLMHPYCLRVCLDEEGKDWVGTSRQEASSLGERSADQSVPLEGEVWRYAKPGSEESDEEIDVDGSDDECPSVGGMKDEKEGDGEQGSKGEEVKQLKSLLVKWDGPKEGQKTKNKKRVTFGPVLVTSYELPAADEPDLNTLPDLCELTSQIPIFDFNTKTTTISLTTSSPESSAASSKDNHHQVVTDLSERTGDTSSSQPPPQRGESKPRPALSLQQYRLLRQQRLPLVGKPENYTTKWPSLPETPTELPPIPYLQGPKYSMWGPTTTHPTHHYIGSKTGGDVSGFKPISKTRTKMVSPACPSKPGKAIGINGSKPVRSGTKTPPTSSALKPKRNSMEATSANDVGVLKPIWTETISPASPLPSPNLNSNSVAGLGQNRTSPEKSAVAVSSDPPNPVLVPLPGTRPSLDGFDRSRGTNQEKQEQSLPRSTTQESPAPKPKMVFCNRDPSLKSTSLLLEIQRRFSTKQPSRKALHTQNTAETTKQGDQPRSLSPRKGIETVPEGSKFSPSAPVMASPSSSPSVHPPTHAVTPYPEMERAKRVALGNLPHVRLSTSPESNTCIQTPTCGTGIQATDLTSLLERFEETQAKEETERESESSPDRSPVRDEEPSNNTEGMLTLLGAYLLSTQDKLCLPAPTGFPELVNTLEPLRTPEPLRTPEPLRTPEPLRTPEPLRTPGPLRTPEPLRTPEPLRTPEPLRTPGPLRTPEPLRTPEPLRTLERCDTQEPLSTQNVLSTQEQAPAQPRWKPLTPVAPQRKQPATPKPLPHKAIQIINPRPLPPKKAHPLPPKPPVTPPEFQTPVSVSSDHDYCLSQDQPGSNTTMLCSKRQTILPDHQPIPNPSSVPGTQNSGKYLRQQQPVDSRTVPETQLPSDSAPPSTESSPSRTDAITAGETQAERTSPCIPSPPSPSPPARGRRSSRRYRTRSSCSDSSSRSPSSSSSSSSSSSRSRSRSPPRKRFCPRRSESSSSSSSSCSSSVSRSPVPCRYRLPYPQSWNRSRSTSKSWTQSGSRSRSRSPTTLAYSRTQRWRDCYSSNNVRDSRKRKRQQDMRNQKLKAIDERRVVYVGRIQRTMMHAELRERFSLFGEVEECTLHFRDRGDHYGFVTFYNMKDAFAAIENGYKLRRPDELPFDLCFGGRRQFCKSTYADLDSNREEEEPTPAKNEEEELDFDTLLKQAQKGLKR; encoded by the exons aCTGGGAGCAGACTGGATGAGGAGAGTGAGTCCACGTTGTTGACGGCTCTAACAGAGATCCTGGACAGTGTTGACGATGAGACCCTGTCTCCCTTTGACACCCTGCCTGACACTGGGCTCTTCTCTGACCAGAGGCTACGGGACAACTCCCCG TTGAGGCGGCTGCTGAGTTTAACACGGTCTCCACCTGATAAAGAAGCACTCTTTCATTCCATAAAGACCCCCTCTTCATCTTCATCCCCTTCTTCATCTGTTGGAAAG GTTGAGACGGTCATTCCAGACAGACCCTGGAGGGCTAGGCTAACTCCCAGAGCCCAGGGCTCTTCCACATCCACACAGAGgagcgatggagaggaggagggcggcAAGGTCCACATTCACAGCCCGCCTCAGGGCTTCAATCTGACCAATCAGGACTCGGGAGAACTCTTCCTCGACCGATCAGAAGTGAGAGCGCTGAACTCTGTAGAGAAGGACCATGGCTACTCCTCTACAGTGTCCCTGGTGGACCTGGTGAAACTCATGCACCCCTACTGCCTGAGGGTGTGCCTGGATGAGGAGGGGAAGGACTGGGTCGGCACATCCAGGCAGGAGGCCTCCTCCCTGGGGGAACGGAGCGCGGACCAGAGTGTACCCCTGGAGGGCGAGGTGTGGAGATATGCGAAGCCTGGTTCAGAAGAGAGCGACGAGGAAATTGATGTGGACGGATCAGATGACGAGTGTCCCTCGGTAGGAGGGATGAAGgatgagaaagagggggatggagaacaGGGAAGTAAAGGTGAAGAAGTGAAGCAACTAAAAAGTCTACTTGTGAAGTGGGATGGGCCCAAAGAAGGCCAGAAGACCAAGAACAAAAAAAGAGTGACCTTCGGACCTGTCCTGGTGACATCCTACGAGCTACCGGCAGCAGACGAACCTGACTTAAACACGCTCCCGGACTTGTGCGAACTCACCAGCCAAATCCCCATTTTTGACTTCAACACCAAAACAACGACCATTTCCCTTACCACATCCTCTCCAGAGTCTTCAGCAGCGTCTTCAAAGGACAACCATCATCAGGTTGTAACTGACTTGTCTGAAAGGACCGGAGATACGTCGTCGTCGCAGCCTCCACCACAGCGAGGCGAGTCCAAGCCCAGACCGGCCCTCAGTCTCCAGCAGTACCGCCTGCTGCGCCAGCAAAGACTACCCCTGGTGGGGAAACCTGAGAATTACACCACCAAATGGCCCTCTCTACCTGAAACCCCCACGGAGTTGCCTCCTATACCCTATTTACAAGGACCTAAATATAGCATGTGGGGACCAACGACCACACATCCTACACATCATTACATAGGAAGTAAAACAGGGGGTGATGTCAGTGGATTCAAGCCTATATCTAAGACAAGGACGAAGATGGTCTCTCCTGCTTGTCCCAGTAAACCTGGTAAAGCCATTGGCATCAATGGATCAAAGCCTGTTAGAAGTGGGACTAAGACTCCTCCTACCAGCTCAGCTTTAAAGCCCAAACGCAACTCAATGGAAGCTACATCTGCGAATGATGTTGGTGTATTAAAGCCTATTTGGACTGAGACCATCTCTCCTGCTAGTCCCTTACCAAGTCCCAACCTAAACTCCAACTCAGTGGCGGGTCTGGGCCAGAACAGGACTAGCCCAGAAAAGAGTGCTGTTGCGGTCAGTAGCGACCCCCCAAACCCTGTCCTGGTCCCACTACCAGGAACCCGTCCATCTTTGGATGGATTTGATAGGAGCCGTGGGACCAACCAGGAGAAGCAGGAACAATCTCTACCTCGATCCACCACCCAGGAGTCTCCGGCGCCCAAGCCCAAAATGGTGTTCTGCAACCGGGATCCAAGCCTGAAGAGCACCAGTCTCCTCCTTGAGATCCAACGGAGGTTCTCCACCAAACAACCATCGCGGAAAGCACTTCACACCCAAAACACTGCAGAGACCACAAAACAAGGGGATCAGCCTCGCTCTCTCAGCCCAAGGAAAGGAATCGAGACCGTACCAGAAGGGTCCAAGTTTTCCCCAAGTGCACCAGTAATGGCAAGTCCATCCTCCAGCCCCTcagtccatccacccacccatgcTGTTACTCCTTACCCAGAGATGGAGAGGGCAAAGCGGGTAGCCCTTGGTAACCTCCCCCATGTCCGACTGTCCACCTCTCCAGAGAGTAACACCTGCATACAGACCCCCACCTGCGGCACAG GAATCCAAGCCACAGATCTGACCAGCCTTCTGGAGCGGTTTGAGGAAACACAAG CCAAAGAGGAGACTGAGAGGGAATCTGAAAGCAGTCCAGATAGGAGCCCTGTTAGAGATGAAGAGCCGAGCAACAACACTGAAG GGATGCTGACACTGCTGGGTGCCTATCTCCTCAGCACCCAAGATAAACTCTGTCTTCCAGCACCCACTGGCTTTCCAGAACTTGTCAACACACTCGAACCCCTCAGAACTCCGGAGCCCCTCAGAACTCCGGAGCCCCTCAGAACTCCGGAGCCCCTCAGAACTCCGGAGCCCCTCAGAACTCCGGGACCCCTCAGAACTCCGGAGCCCCTCAGAACTCCGGAGCCCCTCAGAACTCCGGAGCCCCTCAGAACTCCGGGACCCCTCAGAACTCCGGAGCCCCTCAGAACTCCGGAGCCCCTCAGAACTCTGGAACGTTGCGATACTCAGGAACCTCTCAGCACCCAGAATGTTCTCAGCACTCAGGAACAGGCCCCTGCACAGCCGCGCTGGAAACCACTTACCCCTGTCGCACCTCAGAGGAAGCAACCGGCGACCCCCAAACCTCTCCCTCACAAGGCCATCCAAATCATCAACCCCCGTCCTCTACCACCCAAAAAggcccaccccctccccccaaagcCCCCTGTCACCCCCCCTGAGTTCCAGACACCAGTATCTGTCTCCTCAGACCACGACTACTGTCTATCTCAGGATCAACCAGGGAGTAATACTACTATGTTATGCAGCAAAAGACAAACCATACTCCCCGACCACCAACCAATTCCCAACCCCTCCTCAGTGCCCGGCACACAGAACTCTGGGAAATATTTGCGGCAGCAGCAGCCAGTGGACTCCAGGACTGTTCCAGAGACACAACTTCCCTCAGACTCTGCTCCGCCATCTACAGAGAGCTCCCCCTCTAGGACGGACGCCATTACTGCAGGggagacacaggcagagagaaccagcccctgcatcccctcccctccttcaccCAGTCCCCCTGCCAGAGGTAGGAGGTCGTCCCGGCGCTATCGGACAAGGTCTTCATGCTCGGACTCTAGCTCTAGGTCCCCTTCTTCATCGtcatcttcctcatcctcctcctctcgaTCCAGGTCTCGCTCTCCACCCCGAAAGAG GTTCTGTCCCAGGCGTTCTGAAAGcagctcctcctcctcgtcctcttgCTCCAGCTCCGTCTCCCGTTCCCCGGTTCCCTGCCGGTACCGGCTCCCCTACCCACAGTCCTGGAACCGCTCTCGGTCCACATCAAAGTCCTGGACTCAGTCTGGTTCCAGATCTCGGTCCAGATCCCCCACCACACTGGCCTACAGCAGAACCCAGAGGTGGAGGGACTGCTACAG CTCCAACAACGTCAGGGACTCCAGGAAACGAAAGAGACAACAAGATATGAGGAATCAAAAACTCAAAGCCATA GACGAGCGCAGGGTGGTGTACGTGGGCCGCATCCAGAGGACCATGATGCACGCGGAGCTGAGAGAACGCTTCTCTCTGTTTGGAGAGGTGGAGGAATGCACCCTGCACTTTAGAGACAGGGG CGACCATTACGGCTTTGTGACGTTCTACAACATGAAAGATGCGTTCGCAGCCATCGAGAACGGTTACAAGCTGAGGAGACCTGACGAGCTGCCCTTTGACCTCTGCTTCGGGGGCAGGCGTCAGTTCTGCAAATCTACGTACGCCGACCTAG ATTCTAATCGGGAAGAGGAGGAACCCACTCCAGCGAAAAATGAAGAGGAGGAGCTGGACTTTGACACTCTATTGAAGCAGGCACAGAAAGGCTTGAAGCGGTAG